One Triticum dicoccoides isolate Atlit2015 ecotype Zavitan chromosome 4B, WEW_v2.0, whole genome shotgun sequence genomic window carries:
- the LOC119293967 gene encoding probable flavin-containing monooxygenase 1, which translates to MAQGQGARATREAVPPVSLVAIIGGGISGLAAAKQMAAYDPVVFEATPSVGGVWKHCVYRTTRLQTPRPDYEFSDYSWKNRDDPSFPTHTEIADYLEGYADEFDLWRYISFGSKVVDIKFLGGAEAGFTELWSGTGKDPLRGKPMWEVGIITGDSNTVQYYKFEFVVMCTGKYGDVPRMPVFPPGKGPEVFKGTVMHSLDYCKLSEEETVELMRGKKVVVVGYKKSAIDLANECAQANQVKGGQPCTMLVRTLHWVVPSYSIWGLPFSMFYSTRLSQLFYERPNQGFFRSLLCRLMSPLRAGVSKFIESYLSWKLPLGKYGLTPDHPFVEDYASCQMAILPEGFFDMADRGLVRFQRASAGWCFSENGVVLDDGTKVEADLVFLATGFEGKDKLREVLPKPFRDLVVGKSSMMPLYRGTIHPLIPNMAFVGFVESVSNLHTSELRCRWLSGLLEGRFELPNVKAMMGHVAGEADAMRRTTRFYRRHCISTYSIHDSDGMCADLGSATLRKANWIAELFAPYNNKDYKEQ; encoded by the exons ATGGCGCAAGGACAAGGGGCACGGGCCACGAGGGAGGCCGTGCCTCCGGTGTCCCTTGTGGCCATCATCGGCGGCGGGATCAGCGGCCTGGCCGCGGCGAAGCAGATGGCGGCTTATGACCCCGTCGTGTTCGAGGCGACGCCGTCCGTCGGTGGGGTGTGGAAGCACTGCGTCTACCGCACCACGCGGCTGCAGACGCCCCGCCCGGACTACGAGTTCTCCGACTACTCCTGGAAGAACCGCGACGACCCTTCCTTCCCGACCCACACCGAGATCGCCGACTACCTCGAGGGCTACGCCGACGAGTTCGACCTCTGGCGCTACATCTCGTTCGGCTCCAAGGTGGTGGACATCAAGTTCCTCGGCGGTGCCGAGGCCGGGTTCACCGAGCTgtggagcggcaccggcaaggatCCGCTCCGGGGCAAGCCCATGTGGGAGGTCGGCATCATCACCGGCGACTCCAACACCGTTCAG TATTACAAGTTCGAGTTCGTGGTGATGTGCACGGGTAAGTACGGCGACGTGCCGCGGATGCCGGTGTTCCCGCCGGGGAAGGGGCCGGAGGTGTTCAAGGGGACGGTGATGCACTCGCTGGACTACTGCAAGCTGAGCGAGGAGGAGACCGTTGAGCTGATGAGAGGAAAGAAGGTCGTGGTGGTTGGGTACAAGAAGAGCGCTATCGATCTAGCCAACGAATGTGCCCAGGCAAACCAAG tCAAGGGAGGGCAGCCGTGCACGATGCTGGTACGGACCCTGCACTGGGTGGTGCCATCGTACTCCATCTGGGGCTTGCCATTCTCCATGTTCTACTCCACACGCTTGTCTCAGCTCTTCTACGAGCGGCCCAACCAAGGGTTCTTCCgatccctcctctgccgcctcatGAGCCCACTG AGGGCGGGGGTGTCGAAGTTCATCGAGTCGTACCTGTCATGGAAGCTGCCGCTGGGCAAGTACGGTCTGACGCCAGATCACCCCTTCGTCGAGGACTACGCCAGCTGCCAGATGGCCATCCTCCCAGAGGGCTTCTTCGACATGGCGGACCGCGGCCTTGTCCGCTTCCAGAGGGCCTCCGCCGGCTGGTGCTTCTCCGAGAACGGCGTGGTCCTCGACGACGGCACCAAGGTGGAGGCCGACCTCGTCTTCCTGGCCACCGGCTTCGAGGGCAAGGACAAGCTCCGCGAGGTCCTGCCAAAGCCCTTCCGTGACCTCGTCGTCGGCAAGTCTTCCATGATGCCGCTCTACCG TGGCACGATCCACCCGCTGATTCCCAACATGGCGTTCGTCGGGTTTGTGGAGAGCGTGTCCAACCTGCACACGTCGGAGCTGCGGTGCCGGTGGCTGTCGGGGCTGCTGGAGGGGCGGTTCGAGCTGCCGAACGTGAAGGCCATGATGGGgcacgtcgccggcgaggccgacgcCATGCGCCGCACCACGCGGTTCTACCGCCGCCACTGCATCTCCACCTACAGCATCCACGACAGCGACGGCATGTGCGCAGATCTGGGTTCCGCCACGCTCCGCAAGGCCAACTGGATCGCCGAGCTCTTCGCGCCATACAACAACAAGGATTACAAGGAGCAGTAA